TAATTAATATCGTCCTCGTAAATGCCAATACACACAACCTTTTCCCCACATGTCTCAACAGCCTCTATAGCATTGTCTATTACATTCCCCAATATTTGGGTTATCTCATGGGGCATCAAATCAAGGTATTCCAAAGCTGTTTTAACGTCAAACCTCATATCTATGTTCTTTATCTTGGCTATAGAATACTTAGAATTTAAAAGAGCATTTACCGCAATACTTTTCGTCCTGAATATGTTCTCAAATTTTTTAAGCTCTTTAAACATCTCCTGTATGTATTTAATGGCCTCATCAGGCATGTTGATATTTAAAAGCCCATATATAACCTGTATGTTGTTTAAAAAATCATGCCTTTGTATCCTGAGGCTTTTATTTATTTCTTCAAGGTTCTTGTAATTTATCTCTCTGATCATGTGCTCTTTTTCAATTTCTATCATCTTAAATATGTTCTTTATCATTATAATACCATAAACGGCAAGTAATAGCAACACTATATCCATAGCTATTAAACCGATGAGTCCGTCGCGAAAATCTAAAACACCCAGAAATATGTAATAATAACCGAAATTTATCAACGCAAGCAACAACAGCAAAGACACTATGTAAAAGATGATAGCCATAAACTTGTCTTTCATAACCTATTCCTCTTTCGAATACGTATTCGT
The genomic region above belongs to Caldanaerobius polysaccharolyticus DSM 13641 and contains:
- a CDS encoding sensor histidine kinase, with product MKDKFMAIIFYIVSLLLLLALINFGYYYIFLGVLDFRDGLIGLIAMDIVLLLLAVYGIIMIKNIFKMIEIEKEHMIREINYKNLEEINKSLRIQRHDFLNNIQVIYGLLNINMPDEAIKYIQEMFKELKKFENIFRTKSIAVNALLNSKYSIAKIKNIDMRFDVKTALEYLDLMPHEITQILGNVIDNAIEAVETCGEKVVCIGIYEDDINYHFSVYNKGSFIPDDIIEHIFDYGFSTKGREGRGIGLYTAKSLLAARNGSIEAVNLDDGVEFRIHVEKHHPVQHNKMPKEGEGK